TCGGTTGTTCCGGCCGCTTTCCGTATTACATGAACACATACGGCTTTCACGGCATCCATGGGCGGGCGCCGGGTATCGCGACGGGCCTGAAGCTCGCGCGGCCGGATCTGTCCGTGTGGGTGGTGACCGGTGACGGCGACGCGCTTTCCATCGGCGGCAACCACTTCATCCACGCCTTGCGCCGCAACGTCGATCTGAACGTCCTGCTTTTCAACAACCGCATCTACGGCCTGACCAAGGGACAATATTCGCCGACGAGCCTGCCGGGCACGAAGTCAAAATCCTCCCCGTTCGGCAGCGTGGACGCGCCGTTCAATCCCCTGTCCGTCGCCATCGGCGCGGGCGCGAGCTTCGTGGCGCGCGCGATCGACGTGGACATCAAGCACCTGGGTCAGATCGTCAAGCGCGCCGCCGCGTACAAGGGCACCTCGCTCGTGGAGATTTATCAAAACTGCCTGGTCTTCAACGACAAGGCCTTCGACGATGTGGAGAACCGCGCGACGCGCGCGGATAGCGCCGTGTATCTCGAACACGGCAAGCCGCTCGTCTTCGGCGCGGACGGGAATAAAGGCATCCGCCTGAACGGCCTTTTACCCGAGGTCGTCACCATCGGCGAAAACGGCGTGACCGAAGCCGATCTCGTGGTGCACGACGAGCACGCGCCCGATCCAGGCTATGCGTTCATGCTCGCGCAGATGCTGCCGCCCGCCTTCCCCACGCCGATCGGCGTGCTGCGCGAGGTCGAACGGCCGACCTACGACGCGAGCGTTCGCGCGCAGATTGATTCGGCCATCGAAAAGCGCGGACCCGGCGATCTGAAAAAGCTGATCTACTCCGGCGAGATCTGGACCGTGAACGAAGGCGACGCGGTTTAGTAAGGCTGGAAGGCTGGATGGCTGGAAGGTCATCGCGGGCGCGAGGTTTGTCATCCGCGCTCACGGTGACAATACCGCCGCGCCGACCCAACGCCGCTGCGCGAAACTCAGGTTAACAAAGTTGACGCGAACATTTTTGT
Above is a genomic segment from bacterium containing:
- a CDS encoding 2-oxoacid:ferredoxin oxidoreductase subunit beta — translated: MQQTLTKKDFASDQEVRWCPGCGDYAILATVQKALPELGLAPHNVVFVSGIGCSGRFPYYMNTYGFHGIHGRAPGIATGLKLARPDLSVWVVTGDGDALSIGGNHFIHALRRNVDLNVLLFNNRIYGLTKGQYSPTSLPGTKSKSSPFGSVDAPFNPLSVAIGAGASFVARAIDVDIKHLGQIVKRAAAYKGTSLVEIYQNCLVFNDKAFDDVENRATRADSAVYLEHGKPLVFGADGNKGIRLNGLLPEVVTIGENGVTEADLVVHDEHAPDPGYAFMLAQMLPPAFPTPIGVLREVERPTYDASVRAQIDSAIEKRGPGDLKKLIYSGEIWTVNEGDAV